In Papaver somniferum cultivar HN1 chromosome 9, ASM357369v1, whole genome shotgun sequence, the genomic stretch gaaagcaaatgtgtatgcaaagagtggaattctaTCCTTGCAGACAAAGGAATTGGACTGCTTTTCGGTTTCACTAAAAAAGTGGGAGAAGAAAATGTTACacaactcttctacagagaacaaattgaggaggaagattattacacgatgatgggagatttcaatcagatgttatttgggaaCAATGGTACGTGGAATATCcaatcctatgatgaaaacatgtcacacccaatcgttggatcttgtaatggtatggtatgtttttatgtttcacaccacgtcatacaagatcctatttaaattatgaatccaacaacgggtgagcacctccatctgccgcaactatgcgatccaacaccaacgccacaaattagttggatATATGCACGATACGTCGTAGGGGGTTTCGGATACTGTGAACATACTGGGGAATataaagtagttcgaattcaagtgggtggtaaagtggacgtacacacactaggagacaactggggatggaggaacatcggggaatttccttttacttttcgggattcaggtgtgtacgcacacggttgtattttttggataaatcattatattTATAACAACGATCAGAtgatatctttcaatttggacaacgagacattccagtcacattcgccacccccgcatcatatttatgagaatggtggtttcagtattccaaaacttggaatggtcttATCTGGTGTTCGCCTTTTATTTACAatattcacgatatttatgatatccggattgatttttgggcacccattttcGATAATGATATTCATACACGGGCACCCGAtgtagaatggaattgggtaCTTAAGAGGAGAattgtcttggaagagccttTGAATCCATGGGGGACGCATTATAAGCTGATAGCCTTGGGAAATAACAACGACATCCTATTGCAAAACTACCGGCGTTTAGCGCGTTacaatgaactcaccagaactttgacagaaattgggGAGACAAGGTGGCCGGTaagggttagagttattcctcacatgaggagcgccgtctcgttgaggaattttggaggacaatcggaaacatgtactgacgatgtccatgccacaaacatattccgtgtatagtatttttgttttgatcagagtaatgtagtttggtgttcaatatatatatatatttatatttaatagtactatttctcatttttgatttttttttcttatcttgtctggactaaaagttttttttgaaatttgaagaatcgaacttggtcttattttgggtaataatggttggtatttttatttaatggagttgatgcttttaaacatattcccgacgaatttagagggggactttcttttgtggtggtcaatttggtacagagggaggcatttctgtattcctgttgtatttatggttataaattttgcgaatctataggGAGAATTTTATGTGTTCATAAAAGTAAAttcgagagagaaaaagaaaaatgaagtgagaatttgagatgcaaaaggtataagtgattgataaacaaatcaattatgatattcttgaaaatgcacacgaatgaaaaagatttttgagaagtcgaaaaaaaaaagttgattacGTGACTAGTCgggattctttttgtagacgaattatagatttgaaactggtgtttgacaccaaaacacaaaaccagaacatagATGCGCAAAACAAATTAGAGACATATGTAACACATCATTTTAATTTCCAAAATTGTGTTATTAcgtcttttttattaataaacAACTAATAAATATAAGAAATACTGATCAATAAGAAACCTATTTTGTCAATCTAGTCTCTTTTTGAATCATGAACTATAAATGCCACGTCCTAGTCGTTAATATCACGAAGCAATTGTTCTTGAAGCCGATCAACTCGTTCTTGAAGTATATTCACCTGTTGTTGGAGACCAAAATAATCACGATCAAAGGGACAACAACATCTAATTTACCCATGTACCAATTCCATGCAATGCTCATCGACAGCAAATGCATTAATCTCACGCAAACGCCAATAATCTGCATGCTTCCTCATGCAGATTATGAACACGCCGAGTCTAGGCTGAAGAACTCGTACATCGTAATCTGATATCTTAAAATCGTCTTCTAGGGTTCTTCTTAATGAATTGTATCTAACAGTTTTAGGACCCATAGCAGACCCACAACAATAAATTGGTAGCAATAGGATGTGCATTTCATTCTGATCGAAAAGGAAGAGCGATTGGTAACAGGAGAGAAGAAAAGCTCGTTGTATTGACAATTAGATATGGTGGCCAGGTTGATTTATTTATTAAGTTCTTTATGTTCAGAAACTACATCCGATTAAAAATGAAATTAGATAACGATGAAATATtcattctatatatatatatatcattatcTATTTTCTGCCATATTTATATATAGTGATacagaaattgaaatattcgatgTTCTTTATCCAAAAAATGTAGGGGctaaaagagagatacataaattatggtaccattagcccatatttgtagtggtaaatttatgttttgtattttatggatagttctcgttttatattatcaaccaatgtcgttgtaaatattaagatgttgttgtgatgggtattctaattccaggaggtcagcattagtgaattggtgCATAAGTAGTTGTAATGAGAATCGCAGCTGGTTTCTGCAATTCAAATGAAAGCCAGGAAGACCCCTTTCCCTTGATGGACCTAGTCTTATAGAATCCATGTAATTTCAGCAATCCTTTGTGATTTCAATACAATGTCAAATTTGTGTAATAAAATTAGGCGTGATTTTTCCAAGTTTTCAACACAATGCTTGTGCTTTCTATATACTCCTATCCAGTTCTTTGGTCatagattgagtttgacaatgcaaccaacaactccaacaccattcaatctataatacaaaacaacatgggtttttgagccttggacggacaaataacattttgagagacaaacacgTGATCCGACCATCCCAATCTCATCCTAGCAAAAGACATCTAGCGGTTGTGGTGTTTGTAACCCCCCTCTATCCCTCTTAATTACTTCCTCTTCAATTAAAGCGTTACAACCATTAAATGGTAgcattacaaaaaataaataaaaataaaatgaaaatataaatGTCACAATAACTTTCAACCatctcttaaaaaaatatattgccaAATATTCAACAACCTACAAAACACAAACAAAATGCTACAAGAACTTTCAACCatgtcttcaaaaaaaaatattaccaatctcCAACAATCTGCAAAACACGaacaatgtattattttttaaaataataggaATAATTTTAATTCTACtcaagaaaaattcaaaaatacaAAGCATAATTTCCATTGTACTCATTGAACAAATGGAACAATCGAGTAAGGTGAGGAAAGTTACGTGGAGTGCAATAACTGTGGAGTTGCAATATGTAAAACCCAAAAAAATGGCAATCAAATAAGCCAACCTTAATCAACCTGCAAAATACAAATAATATTAGAGTTCCCATATGTAAAACCCAAAAAACAAAgaactttaaaaaaatatatacttaAAAAGGAAACGTTACAAAAATATCTTTAGGAATAAAAATCTGCTCACTATCTCGATCAAGCTTGGACCTGGAAAGAGGAAGAATGGATGATCTTCATGTGGCCGGTTATGGACAAACGAGAAACTTTTACATTTTGTGAAACCGATGGAAGATTATTTTGTTGTTAGGAATAATTTTAATTCTACtcaagaaaaattcaaaaaatacaaAGCATAATTTCCATTGTACTCATTGAACAAATGGAACAATTGAGTAAGGTGAGGAAAGTTACTTGGACTGCAATACCTGTGGAGTTGCAATATGTAAAACCCAAAAAAATGGCAATCGAATAATCCAACCTTAATCAACCTGCAAAATACAAATAATATTAGAGTTCCCATATGTAAAACCCAGAAAACAAAGaactttagaaaaatatatacttaAAAAGGAAACGTTACAGAAATATCTTTAGGAATAAAAATCTGCTCACTATCTCGATCAAGCTTGGAGCTGGAAAGAGGAAGAATGGATGATCTTCATGTGGCCGGTTCTGGACAAACAAGAAACTTTTACATTTTGTGAATCCGATGGAAGATTGTTTTGTTGTTAGAATcttcaaaaacatttttcaaaaactcttACATTTTTTGAAGCCAATTTCTCATGTTGATTGATGAAGATGGTTTTGTTAGAATAATATGAATAAGAACAGTTCTCCAAAGGAAGAGAGACTAAAAATTTACGTTATTAAAAAGAGGAAGCAATTTCTACTCAGCCGTGCATAATAAATAGAGCTAATATTTAGGACATGCACAACTAAATAAGGATTAAATCTCAAATGGGTTAATCTTAGAAATACTTACCTAATTTTTACGATGGAATTCTTGGTTTGTTTCAACTCGGCAAACGTTACATCATAAATGGGCTAACATTTGGAACATGCACGACAAACTAAGGATTAGAGCTTACCGTTTTGAATAGGAATAGTCACCAAATTTTTTTTGCATGTAATTCTTTCATTCCTATATTTACTTCCCTGATTATCCTCCCACCATCATGAATACCCATTAATAGTGTAGAAAGTCCATACCATGCAACGAAACCGCTGCTCCTATATTCGCCCATAATAGGCAagaaaaaaagtccaaaaatttaaaaattacacTTATTACAATTGTTCAATGAGCGTGTATATAATTAGAGGAATGTATTTCTTCAACCACACCCATTCACACATTTTCCACCCATTCACTTATTCCCAACTTACAATTGTTCAATGACCCCGGTAATTATAAGCCGACAAGGGGATAATACAACTTATCGAGACCGCTAAAGAACATTGTAAGGAATGGAGACGACGATGTCAAAAAGAGAATATTGATGTTCCTTTAAGGAGGAAAATGAAAGAGAAGCCATGCTTCATGCATCACCTGTACGCGGAACTACTGATGATTCAGGAAGAAAATGAGAGGATGGATTTGAGGTTGCGGCGAATATATGTAATGGAAAGGACATGGGATATTACCGGAATGGAATTACGCAAGCATACAGATGATGAACACAGGACAATAGTCCTTGCGATCGAGGAAGAATTTTTGGGAGGatgtaattatatttattttttcaaagaTGAGGATTCCGCATAATAGTTTAATCAAGGATCTCCAATCTTTGGGGATCGTAAAAAAAATTATCTATTGCCAAAATAAGGCCGTTTTTACGTGATTTTTAATCCAGAAATATCATTCAATTAAGGTTTTttagaaaatataaattaaaaaataaaaataaaatgtaataaaaaggcgagggtacccaaatataccttgaggtaaaacttttcctacctataagtcctttctccgaaagtgattgtctatggactgagtcgagacaatacaactaatcggttcacacttcgtgtgatcgtttatggatacgagatcgagagaatacaacaatgaagtatgtttacttgatacaaaggttcagacttaaccaaacataataggattgcttatcaagtaaataggaattaacgtttgtgtgatttactttgattataataaaacaattataatgcggaaaataaaagtaaatgacacagcaagattttgttaatgaggaaaccgcaaatgcagaaaaacaccgggacctagtccagaattgaatactctcaggattaagccgctacacaaaattacacctaacttcgtatagttgagaccaagtaactaaccctatagttcacttagttccgtttgtattcccacgcctccaacttatgaataagtcacgtact encodes the following:
- the LOC113308179 gene encoding uncharacterized protein LOC113308179, with amino-acid sequence MFLKILTTKQSSIGFTKCKSFLFVQNRPHEDHPFFLFPAPSLIEIVSRFLFLKIFLLIKVGLFDCHFFGFYILQLHRLIKVGLFDCHFFGFYILQLHSYCTPHCWRLVIFFFEDMVESSCSILFVFCRLLNIWQYIFLRDG